A window of the Miscanthus floridulus cultivar M001 chromosome 14, ASM1932011v1, whole genome shotgun sequence genome harbors these coding sequences:
- the LOC136503403 gene encoding uncharacterized protein — translation MTAAEVLAMQGQFMQSMMQFFQNQPMGAPAPPPPRDKRREFMQGHPPVFSHAADPLEADDWLRAVEKQLNIAQCDDQQKVLYASGQLQGAAQTWWESYQSARPNNAPAITWLEFVRDFKAHHIPDGLIELKQEEFRSLRMGSMSVSEYHDKFAQLARYAPNDVREDADKQRLFLKGIYYDLRLQLAGNTYANFQQLVNRAIVLDNMRLERDRKRKMKGQVSGSNTRPRYNNQQRYQGPVSQWNRGQFPQRSQNQQQNWKPPTDVSEIRSFLGLAGYYRRFIEGFSKLAKPMTALLEKNAKFEWSSKCQASFEELKKRLTTAPVLILPDLTAVVHALKIWRHYLIGHKSDVFTDHKSLKYIFTQTDLNLRQRRWLELIKDYDLEVHYHPGKANVVADALSRKRYANELEMAPVPERLCEEFQHLNLGIVYNAMEIEVTPTLELEIRRGQLEDEKLREIAENVVIGKAPGFTIDENGILWFGKRICVPEGKSIRDAILREAHESAYSIHPGSTKMYLDLKEKYWWYGLKRDVAEYVALCDTCQRVKAEHQRPAGLLQPMKIPEWKWEEVGESQVFGPDVLRNAEEQVRKIRENLRVAQTRQKSYADNRRRDLVFEEGDYVYLKVSPMRSVKRFNMKGKLAPRYVGPFKVLKRCGEVAYQLELPENLSGVHDVFHVSQLKKCLRVPEEQIPLEELAVKDDLTYEEFPIKILDIAEKVTRSRTIRMCKVQWNRYSEAEATWEREDELRKTYPQLFE, via the exons atGACCGCAGCAGAGGTGTTGGCAATGCAAGGACAGTTTATGCAGTCCATGATGCAGTTCTTTCAGAACCAACCTATGGgagcaccagcacctccaccaccaAGAGACAAGCGAAGGGAATTCATGCAAGGACATCCTCCGGTTTTCTCTCATGCCGCTGACCccttggaggcagatgattggctaCGCGCAGTGGAGAAACAACTCAACATCGCTCAGTGTGATGATCAACAAAAGGTGTTGTATGCATCGGGACAGCTTCAGGGAGCAGCTCAGACTTGGTGGGAGTCGTATCAGTCTgctcgtcccaacaatgctcctgctatcacatGGCTAGAATTTGTGAGGGATTTCAAGGCACACCATATCCCAGATggtttgatagagctcaagcaggaggaattcagatctctcaggaTGGGTTCTATGTCTGTCAGTGAGTATcacgacaagtttgctcagttggctCGCTATGCTCCTAATGACGTGAGGGAGGATGCAGACAAGCAACGTCTCTTCCTCAAGGGAATTTACTATGATCTCAGGTTGCAGTTGGCtggtaacacatatgctaatttccagcagttggtgaatcgcgctattgtgcTTGACAATATGCGATTGGAGAGGGacaggaagagaaagatgaagggacAGGTCTCAGGAAGCAACACACGCCCGCGCTATAATAATCAGCAGAGGTATCAAGGTCCAGTCAGTCAATGGAACCGTGGTCAGTTTCCACAACGCTCTCAGAACCAACAGCAGAATTGGAAGCCACCTACTGATGTAAGTGAGATCCGTAGCTTTCTTGGTTTAGCTGGATATtatcgaaggttcattgaaggtttctccaAGCTTGCTAAACCCATGACAGCCCTattagagaagaatgctaagtttgagtGGTCTAGTAAGTGCCAAGCTAGTTTTGAGGAATTAAAGAAGCGGTTGACAACAGCTCCAGTGCTGATTTTGCCCGATCTAA cagctgtggttcatgcattgaagatatggagacactatctgattgggcataagagtgatgtCTTTACcgaccataagagtttgaagtacatattcactcagacggatctaaatttgaggcaacgtcgttggttggaactgatcaaggattatgatctagaggtgcactatcatcctggtaaagcaaatgttgtagctgatgcacttagtaggaAGAGATATGCCAATGAGCTAGAGATGGCGCCTGTGCCAGAGAGGTTATGTGAAGAGTTTCAGCACTTGAACCTTGGTATTGTTTATAATGCTATGGAGATAGAAGTGACACCTACACTAGAGCTTGAGATACGTAGAGGTCAGTTagaggatgagaagttgagagagATTGCAGAGAATGTAGTGATTGGGAAAGCACCCGGATTCACTATAGATGAGAATGGTAttttgtggtttgggaaaaggatcTGTGTGCCTGAAGGGAAATCTATTCGTGACGCAATTCTGCGAGAGGCACATGAGTCAGCCtactctattcatcctggaagtactaagatgtatctaGATCTTAAAGAaaagtactggtggtatggatTAAAGAGGGATGTGGCTGAGTACgtagctttgtgtgacacttgtcagagagtgaaagctgagcatcaacgACCTGCAGGATTGttgcaacctatgaagatacctgagtggaagtgggaagaagttg gtgaaagtcaagtgtttggaccagatgtgcTTAGAAACGCTGAAGAGCAGGtgagaaagattagagagaaccTGAGAGTGGCACAAACTCGTCAGAAGAGCTATGCAGATAATCGAAGAAGAGACTTGGTATTTGAAGAAGGAGATTATGTCTATTTAAAagtatcacctatgagaagtgtgaaaaggttCAACATGAAAGGTAAGCTAGCACCTCGGTATGTTGGTCCGTTTAAAGTTTTGAAGAGATGTGGAGAAGTGGCTTATCAATTAGAATTGCCTGAGAACCTATCTGGTgtccatgatgtgttccatgtgtcccaacttaagaagtgtttgcgtgtgccTGAGGAGCAAATACCATTAGAGGAACTTGCTGTTAAAGATGATCTaacatatgaggagtttccaatTAAGATTTTGGATATAGCTGAGAAAGTTACGAGAAGCAGGACAAttagaatgtgcaaggttcagtggaatcggtattcggaagcagaggcaacttgggaaagagaagatgagttGAGGAAGACATACCCGCAGTTGTTTGAGTAA